The DNA window ATAGACACTTTGTAAACAGGGTCATGCTTAGGCACCAGTCGCCCTACAATGGCATGACCAGCTTCGTGATAAGCAGTATTTGTTTTCTCTTCTTCCGACATGACCATGCTCTTGCGTTCAGAACCCATCATGATTTTGTCTTTTGCCTTGTCAAACTCTTCCATGCTGACTACGCGTTTGTTTGTGCGAGCAGCAAATAGAGCAGCTTCGTTTACAAGGTTGGCTAAGTCAGCGCCAGAGAAACCAGGCGTTCCGCGAGCGATTAAAGATGCTACAACATTGTCGCCTAGCGGCACTTTGCGCATATGTACTTTTAGAATTTGCTCACGACCACGAATATCCGGCAAACCAACCATCACTTGACGGTCGAAACGACCAGGGCGCAATAACGCTGGATCCAGAACATCAGGACGGTTTGTCGCCGCAATAACGATGATCCCCTCGTGACCTTCGAAGCCATCCATTTCAACCAGCATTTGGTTCAACGTTTGCTCGCGCTCATCATGACCGCCACCGTGACCCGCGCCACGCTTGCGACCAACGGCATCAATCTCATCGATGAATATAATACAGGGTGACGATTTTTTAGCTTGGTCGAACATATCGCGTACACGAGATGCACCAACGCCCACAAACATTTCTACAAAGTCAGAACCTGATATACTGAAGAAAGGAACCTTTGCTTCACCAGCAATCGCTTTAGCCAGCAACGTTTTACCCGTTCCTGGAGGACCAACCATAAGTACGCCCTTCGGTATTTTACCGCCTAGCTTCTGAAACTTCGTAGGATCGCGCAAGAAGTCTACCAATTCGCTAACATCTTCCTTCGCTTCATCACAGCCAGCCACGTCGGCAAACGTCGTCTTGATTTGGTCTTCGCCAAGCAGTCTTGCCTTGCTTTTTCCAAATGACATAGCGCCTTTGCCGCCACCGCCCTGCATTTGTCGCATAAAGAAAATCCATACGCCGATAAGCAGAAGCATTGGAAACCAATTTATGAAGATTGATGCTAGGAACGACTGCTCTTCAGGTTTTTTCCCCGACACAATCACATTGCCTTGCATTAACAATTCATCCATCAACTTCATGTCTAAATATGGGATCTGCGTAACAAATGCATCATTGTTGTTACGTACACCGCTAATTTCGTTGGTGCTTTGGTCAATCGTAACTTCTCTAATGTCGCCACGTTTAACTTGCTCTAGGAACGTCGAATACGCAAGCTTGTTTGTTGCACTTTCTCCGCCGGATATATTTTGAAACACCATCATTAGCACTACTGCTATGACGAGCCATAAAATGAGATTTTTTGCCATGTCGCTCAACGCTGCTTACCTCTAATAAAAATGAATCTTGGATTGTTCATTACACATCTATACGCTTAATAAGGAAGAATAGATGTAAATGAGATTACTATAATTTAAAAACCTTCGCCACAAGATACCCTTCTCATCATCTCGTTGGCATGAATCTTTTTGCATGCAAAGCCACTAACAAAGCCTCTTTCACCGTATCCTACGTTGTCATCGTAGTTCACGCTGATGAATTTATCCACCCATAACTACGCTTGAATTGCTCGTTACTGTTTACACTGTGTTTCTTTTTTTGTACACAATCGTGAAACTGATTAGGAATGTTGTATAGATAGAGGTAGAATACATTTTTTCAAGGTGTTTAACACAAACTAATCGTTACAAAAGATAACAAATGAATTTATCAAATAAACAAAAGCAATATTTAAAAGGCCTAGCGCACCCATTGAAACCGGTTGTCCAGCTAGGGAATAACGGATTGACTGAAGGTGTTTTAGCCGAAATAGAGAACGCGCTCAGTTTTCACGAGTTAATAAAAGTAAAAGTGCCAAGTGATGACAAAGAAGAAAAACAGCTCATTATGGAAGCTATCATAGGCGAGACAAACGCAGTGCAAGTTCAAGCTATTGGACATGTTTTGGTGATGTATCGTCAAAGTGATGAGAAAAAAATCAGTATTCCAAAGCGATAAGCGCCTTCTTTTACAAATAACGTATTATAAATATTTACAAACACTCAGGTGAAGCTGCTTGAGTGCATAAACTCATCAAAAAATAATAATGTGAGGCCTACATGACGACAGATAATACAAATACAATAGCAATAGTTACGGGCGGATGCTCAGGACTAGGGCATGCCACCGCCAAAGTGCTGCGAGAAGCCGGTTACCATCTTGCTATATTTGATTTAAATGAAGCGTTAGGTAAACAACGCGTTAGCGAATTTGGCGACAATTTTTGTACGTTTTATAAAGTAGATGTAACCAATGACGCAAGTGTAGAAGCAGCTGTTGCTGAAGTCGCGAAAGGCGACTTAGAAATACGTCTTTGCGTAAATTGCGCAGGTGTTGCTCCGGCGAAGCGCACCCTAGACCGTGAAGGCGAAGCAATGCCCTTAGTCAACTTTAAATCAGTAATTGATATTAATTTAATCGGTACCTTTAATGTCGCTCGTGTCGCCGCCAGCGCTATGGCAAAAAATGCGCCTTTAGGTGAAGCAAATGAACGGGGCTTAATTGTTAATACAGCCTCAGTTGCTGGTTATGAAGGTCAAATAGGACAAACGGCCTACGCTGCAAGTAAAGGCGGTATTATTGGTTTGTGTTTACCGATGGCAAGAGATTTAGCACCGCTTGGCATTCGAGTGAATACAATAGCACCAGGCGTAATGGGTACGCCAATGTTACTCGCAATGCCGGATAAAGTTCAGGAAGCCTTAGTACAAAATGTGCAGTTTCCAAAGCGTTTAGGTTTACCAGAAGAGTTCGGAAAGCTGGTGCTACATATGGCAAATAACGCTTACTTAAACGGCGAAACCGTGCGTTTAGACGGCGCGTTGAGAATGCCGCCTAAATAGTCAAAACAGAGCGGCTTGGCGCAATACGTCTAGCTGCCCTACTCGTCGTCTGCGCCACCATTAACTATATTGGCAATGTTATATAAGCGATTAACTGCTTGATAGTGGATGCTATTTTTTGGATAGCGTCCTTTTACATTCAACTCACCCGCTTCTTTCTTCATTAATAGACACAACGTTTCATCAACCGAACTTACCGCATAAACGTGAAATAAACCTTGCTTAACCGCTTCAATAATTTCACTGTCTAAGACCAAATTGAGCGCATTCGATTTTGGAATAATCACGCCCTGCTTGCCATTCAAGCCGCGTTGCAAACAAAGTGAAAAATAGCCTTCGATTTTTTCATTTACGCCGCCGACCGCCTGCACTTCGCCATATTGATTTATAGAGCCCGTTACTGCCAATCCTTGGTCAACGGGTAATTCCGTCAAAGCAGAAATGAGCGCTATTAATTCTCCCAAGGACGCACTATCGCCATCAATATAGCCATACGATTGCTCTAACGCGATATTGGCCGACAGAGTAAGCGGAAAGAATTGAGCATACTTATTACCAAGATAGCCAGTGAGGAGCATAACGCCCTTAGAGTGTATCGATTGTCCCAGTTCCACTTCACGCTCAATGTCAATAACACCACTTGAACCGGCATAAACCGTCGAGGTTATGCGAGCAGGAGTTCCGAAAGCAGTGTCTCCAACCTCCAGTACGGTGAGTCCATTTACTTTTCCAGCAGCGTGTCCATCGGTATTAATCAGGACATGGCCTTCTTTTATATCCTCAAGAAGTGATTCACTCACACGACCTGTTCGGTTTTTCTTGGCCGCTAATGCAGCTTCTATATGAATGGCCTCAAGCTGATTTTGCTGCTGTTGAAAACAAAAGTATTGCGCCTCATTTATCAACTCAATCACATCAGCAAATCTTGCGCTCAATTTTGACTGATGTTCAGCCAGTCTCAGGCTATGTTCAAGAAGTCGTCGCATTGCTTCTGCATCAATACCACTAAGACCTATATGTTGAACGTGCCCCTTTACCCTCGCGACGAAGTCATTCAAATTTTGTTGGTTTAAAGGAATTTCATGGTCAAAATCTACGAGAACTCGGAACAGCTCTTTGAATTCATCGTCATAATCTTGCAGCGCATAATAGAGTTCACGCGACCCTAGCAGTATCACTTTTACTTTTAATGGGATCACTTGGGGGGTTTGCGTGATCGAATTCACCATGCCTACATCTTGCTGCGGTAACTCCATTTTTAGTTGGCCAAATTTTAGTGCCAGCTTTAACGATTCCCAAACGTAGGGCTGATCAACAAATTTGTCTGCATCCAGCAACAAATAACCACCGTTAGCTTTGTGTAAGGCACCTGCAACGATCATCCTGTAGTTGGTGTAAACACTACCTTGGACACTTGTGTATTCGACTTTACCAAACAAATTCTGATGTGTTGGGTTGGACTCATAAACGATAGGCGCGCCAGCATCAATTGAATGTCGTACCAACACATTTGGAACATAGGTATCAACCAAAATTGCGCTTATATCAAAATCGTCTTGTTTCTCATCTTTGGTTTCAGGAACCAGTAATTCTGTCACTGTGTCAATTAAATGCGGCTTCAACTGTTTCAGATGCTTCAGAATCGCTATATCTGATGCATGTTTATGCTCTAGTTCCTTAAGCAAAGGACGAATACCCTGCTCAGCAGTGTCACGCTTCAGTTTTCGCAACTGCTCGGCACTCTCGCGTTGCCATAAAGGGACTTCAATGAGTGCTTCGCTCAAACATTCCTCAAGTTCATCAATGAGGCCATAATATACCTGCCTTTCGTCATCACTACGCAGCGCGAAATCGGCATCATTTATTGGTTTGCCGTCAATAATGGGAGAAAAGCTAATAGTGCCATTTTCCTCAATGAGAGCAATGCCTTTGCCAAACGCAATTTTCTCAACTTCATCAATGGCCTTATCGTAGCGTTGCTCATTGGACCGAGTAATGGCTGCCTTTCGACGCTGATAGCTTGGATTTTCGAAGACTGCGGGAAAAGTATCCATTAATTCATCAAGTAAACTTTCAATATCTTCAACAAAAGCTTTGCTCTGACTTGTTGGCAACTGCAAAGCGATAGGTTGACGTTCATCATCAAAATTATTTAAATAACACCAGTCATTAGGCGTCGGTTGCGCATGGGCGCGCTGATTAATAAAGTTATGCACCAGGGTATAGCGGCCTGTCGCTTGCTCACCCATGACATACAAATTGTAGCCAGTTGAGTTAACGCCCAAACCAAAATTTAACGCTTCTTTTGCTCTATTTTGTCCAATTAGCGCTGTCTCACCTGCTTGGCTTTGCATAGCGATATCGAACATTTCATTATTAACGCCCGCACTCAAATCGGCTGCGGCAATGCTCAGTTTTTGCATGACTTGTTGAATGGACGAGAGTTTTGCAACCATAGATATTTTTTTCTTCTTTCGTTTCTATTTATGAATAGTCTGGTGAATGTTGTGCTTATTGAATCTATTGAGCATTTCTTTGCTAGCAAAGAGTGGAAAGCTTGTATGTTACCTACTGACAAAAATCGTAGTCTCATTTAATGCTCTTGAAACGAAAACACCGATTCATCATTGCATACTTTCACAGTCAGCGTGCGACCAACTTTGCTCCTCTCTTTCTATGGTAATTGATGTGCTGTTAGATTGCTGTAATTTTGTGATGATTTAATACTTTTGACCTTTTTTCTTTGCTTGATTGTGTATTTTAACAGCAGCTATGACAGTGATTTTTAATAAATTGACAAAAATAACCCAAGATGGCTCGCTTTATCAGTTTCGTCTATTGTCCCATGCCCCTTCAACAAGGTATTCTATACGGAATAAAATAACAATATGCCCAGAGATACAGATATAAATGGCCAATACAGACCACACCGAAAATCAATATGATCCGCAAGCCGTAGAGAAATCAGCGCAAACGCATTGGGATGAAACTCAAATATTTGCAGCGAAGCAGGACGATAATAGAGAAAAGTTCTATTGCTTGTCTATGTTTCCCTACCCGAGTGGCCGCCTACATATGGGACACGTGCGTAATTATACTATTGGTGATGTGGTCAGCCGTTTTCATCGCATGCAGGGCAAAAATGTACTACAGCCGATGGGTTGGGATGCGTTTGGCTTGCCGGCAGAAAATGCAGCGATAAACAACAAGTCAGCGCCAGCAAAGTGGACCTATCAGAATATTGATTACATGAAGACTCAGCTTAACTCACTAGGCTTTGGCTACGATTGGAGCCGCGAGTTAGCAACATGCAAGCAAGACTATTATCGTTGGGAGCAGTGGTTTTTTACACGTTTATTCGATAAAGGGCTCGTGTACAAGAAAAATGCAACGGTAAACTGGGACCCAGTCGATCAAACCGTACTGGCGAATGAGCAAGTGATTGATGGCCGCGGGTGGCGCTCAGGTGCATTAGTCGAGCAAAAAGAAATACCGCAATGGTTCATTAAAATTACAAATTACGCTGAACAATTGTTGACTGATTTAGATAAACTGAGCGAATGGCCGCAGCAAGTAGTCACCGCGCAGCGCAACTGGATTGGGCGCTCTGAAGGAGTCGATGTTACCTTCGACCTAAGTGCCGAAACGGCGGGCATTAGTCAAATCGAGGTGTACACAACTCGACCGGATACACTGTATGGTGTGTCATATCTGGCTGTCGCTGCACAACATCCCCTGGCTTTAGAAATGGCCAAGTCGAATCCTGATATGACCGCATTTATTGATGAGTGCAAAAATACAAAAACCACAGAAGCCGATATGGCAACGATGGAAAAGAGAGGAATGCCAACCGGCCTAAGCGCCATTCATCCGCTTACGGGTGAAACAATTCCGATCTGGATCGCCAACTTCGTGTTGATGAGTTATGGTTCTGGCGCAGTTATGTCGGTTCCCGCTCACGATCAACGTGACTGGGAGTTCGCGACTAAATACCAGTTGCCTATATTGCAAGTGGTCGAATTTACACCTAATGATGCTGACACCGCGGATATTAGTAAGGCCGCTTATACCGAAAAGAATACGCTAATGAATTCCGCAGAATACAGTGGACTCTCATTTAAAGATGGATTTGACGCTATCGCTGAAAAGCTTGCTACATTGGGTAAAGGAAAAAAATCGATTAATTATCGTCTGCGTGACTGGGGCGTATCGCGACAACGTTATTGGGGAGCACCGATCCCGGTTGTTACTAACGAAAACGGTGAATCCTTTGCTGTTAACGCTGAAGACTTACCGGTCGTATTACCAGAAGACGTTGTTATGGATGGCGTCACCTCGCCAATTAAAGCAGATCCAGATTGGGCAAAAGCCACTCACAACGGCCAGCCCGTCACCAGAGAAACTGACACGTTTGATACTTTCATGGAATCGTCTTGGTATTACGCTCGTTATGCATCTGCCCCGTCTGATGCAATGCTTGATCCCAAAGAAGCCAATTACTGGCTTCCTGTCGATCAATATATTGGCGGCATTGAGCACGCTATTTTGCACCTATTGTATGCGCGCTTTTTTCACAAGCTTTTGCGTGACGAAGACCTTGTTACTAGCGATGAACCTTTCAAAAAGCTATTGTGCCAAGGCATGGTGCTAGCAGATGCATTTTTTACTAAAGACGAAAAAGGTAAAGAGATTTGGCATGCGCCAACTGATGTCATAGTTGAAAAAGATGATAAAGGTCGCATTGCTAAGGCTACTCTCGCGGATGGCACAGAAGTTGAACATGCTGGCATGATCAAAATGGGAAAATCAAAGAATAACGGCATTGATCCCCAAGCTGTAATCGATATTTATGGCGCAGATACAGTCAGATTATTTACAATGTTTGCCGCGCCACCAGAGCAAACCCTCGAGTGGATAGATTCAGGCGTTGAAGGTTCACATCGTTTCTTAAAACGTTTCTGGCGTTTAGCCAATGAACATTGTGAATTATGTGAAAGTAAAGGAGGCGTCCCCAAACTAAATAAAGCCTCGCTGAACAAGACACAGAAAGCGCTGCGCAGAGAAATTCACCAAACAATTGAAAAAGTCACTGATGACTTAGGACGCAGACAAACCTTCAATACCGCAGTAGCAAAAGTGATGGAGTTATTAAATAGTTTGCAGAAAGCTGAAATGCTTGATGACCAGGATATTGCCCTTCAGCGCGAAGGTTTAATGGCAATGGTGCAATTATTGAACCC is part of the Glaciecola nitratireducens FR1064 genome and encodes:
- the ftsH gene encoding ATP-dependent zinc metalloprotease FtsH; the encoded protein is MSDMAKNLILWLVIAVVLMMVFQNISGGESATNKLAYSTFLEQVKRGDIREVTIDQSTNEISGVRNNNDAFVTQIPYLDMKLMDELLMQGNVIVSGKKPEEQSFLASIFINWFPMLLLIGVWIFFMRQMQGGGGKGAMSFGKSKARLLGEDQIKTTFADVAGCDEAKEDVSELVDFLRDPTKFQKLGGKIPKGVLMVGPPGTGKTLLAKAIAGEAKVPFFSISGSDFVEMFVGVGASRVRDMFDQAKKSSPCIIFIDEIDAVGRKRGAGHGGGHDEREQTLNQMLVEMDGFEGHEGIIVIAATNRPDVLDPALLRPGRFDRQVMVGLPDIRGREQILKVHMRKVPLGDNVVASLIARGTPGFSGADLANLVNEAALFAARTNKRVVSMEEFDKAKDKIMMGSERKSMVMSEEEKTNTAYHEAGHAIVGRLVPKHDPVYKVSIIPRGRALGVTMYLPEQDKYSNSREELESRIATLFGGRIAEVITLGEAGVTTGASNDIERATNIARKMVTSWGLSPKMGPINYEDEENEMFMGGSGKPKSAETVRDIDAEIRLLIDRNYAAAEKILRDNLDVLEAMKDALMKYETIDAKQIDDLMNRVEVRPPADWETDDKAGSDKPSGGASINAGGEAKDAPDSDTSDVTH
- the yhbY gene encoding ribosome assembly RNA-binding protein YhbY — protein: MNLSNKQKQYLKGLAHPLKPVVQLGNNGLTEGVLAEIENALSFHELIKVKVPSDDKEEKQLIMEAIIGETNAVQVQAIGHVLVMYRQSDEKKISIPKR
- a CDS encoding SDR family NAD(P)-dependent oxidoreductase encodes the protein MTTDNTNTIAIVTGGCSGLGHATAKVLREAGYHLAIFDLNEALGKQRVSEFGDNFCTFYKVDVTNDASVEAAVAEVAKGDLEIRLCVNCAGVAPAKRTLDREGEAMPLVNFKSVIDINLIGTFNVARVAASAMAKNAPLGEANERGLIVNTASVAGYEGQIGQTAYAASKGGIIGLCLPMARDLAPLGIRVNTIAPGVMGTPMLLAMPDKVQEALVQNVQFPKRLGLPEEFGKLVLHMANNAYLNGETVRLDGALRMPPK
- a CDS encoding Lon protease family protein, producing the protein MVAKLSSIQQVMQKLSIAAADLSAGVNNEMFDIAMQSQAGETALIGQNRAKEALNFGLGVNSTGYNLYVMGEQATGRYTLVHNFINQRAHAQPTPNDWCYLNNFDDERQPIALQLPTSQSKAFVEDIESLLDELMDTFPAVFENPSYQRRKAAITRSNEQRYDKAIDEVEKIAFGKGIALIEENGTISFSPIIDGKPINDADFALRSDDERQVYYGLIDELEECLSEALIEVPLWQRESAEQLRKLKRDTAEQGIRPLLKELEHKHASDIAILKHLKQLKPHLIDTVTELLVPETKDEKQDDFDISAILVDTYVPNVLVRHSIDAGAPIVYESNPTHQNLFGKVEYTSVQGSVYTNYRMIVAGALHKANGGYLLLDADKFVDQPYVWESLKLALKFGQLKMELPQQDVGMVNSITQTPQVIPLKVKVILLGSRELYYALQDYDDEFKELFRVLVDFDHEIPLNQQNLNDFVARVKGHVQHIGLSGIDAEAMRRLLEHSLRLAEHQSKLSARFADVIELINEAQYFCFQQQQNQLEAIHIEAALAAKKNRTGRVSESLLEDIKEGHVLINTDGHAAGKVNGLTVLEVGDTAFGTPARITSTVYAGSSGVIDIEREVELGQSIHSKGVMLLTGYLGNKYAQFFPLTLSANIALEQSYGYIDGDSASLGELIALISALTELPVDQGLAVTGSINQYGEVQAVGGVNEKIEGYFSLCLQRGLNGKQGVIIPKSNALNLVLDSEIIEAVKQGLFHVYAVSSVDETLCLLMKKEAGELNVKGRYPKNSIHYQAVNRLYNIANIVNGGADDE
- the leuS gene encoding leucine--tRNA ligase, translating into MANTDHTENQYDPQAVEKSAQTHWDETQIFAAKQDDNREKFYCLSMFPYPSGRLHMGHVRNYTIGDVVSRFHRMQGKNVLQPMGWDAFGLPAENAAINNKSAPAKWTYQNIDYMKTQLNSLGFGYDWSRELATCKQDYYRWEQWFFTRLFDKGLVYKKNATVNWDPVDQTVLANEQVIDGRGWRSGALVEQKEIPQWFIKITNYAEQLLTDLDKLSEWPQQVVTAQRNWIGRSEGVDVTFDLSAETAGISQIEVYTTRPDTLYGVSYLAVAAQHPLALEMAKSNPDMTAFIDECKNTKTTEADMATMEKRGMPTGLSAIHPLTGETIPIWIANFVLMSYGSGAVMSVPAHDQRDWEFATKYQLPILQVVEFTPNDADTADISKAAYTEKNTLMNSAEYSGLSFKDGFDAIAEKLATLGKGKKSINYRLRDWGVSRQRYWGAPIPVVTNENGESFAVNAEDLPVVLPEDVVMDGVTSPIKADPDWAKATHNGQPVTRETDTFDTFMESSWYYARYASAPSDAMLDPKEANYWLPVDQYIGGIEHAILHLLYARFFHKLLRDEDLVTSDEPFKKLLCQGMVLADAFFTKDEKGKEIWHAPTDVIVEKDDKGRIAKATLADGTEVEHAGMIKMGKSKNNGIDPQAVIDIYGADTVRLFTMFAAPPEQTLEWIDSGVEGSHRFLKRFWRLANEHCELCESKGGVPKLNKASLNKTQKALRREIHQTIEKVTDDLGRRQTFNTAVAKVMELLNSLQKAEMLDDQDIALQREGLMAMVQLLNPITPHICEALWTLLGGKSADGKGELQTSPWPQVDASALVEDEKLIVVQVNGKVRAKMTVAADISSEQAQEEALAQENVQPFIDGKTVRKVIYIAGKLVNIVAN